From one Paenibacillus terrae HPL-003 genomic stretch:
- a CDS encoding AraC family transcriptional regulator, giving the protein MYRLLIADDEALEREGLELTVERAMPGVFRFIHAGNGRMAIECAEEHRPHIAILDINMPGIDGLEALRELKERLPDTRFVLVTAYDYFAYAREALSLGVKEYILKPAKRELVIGTLKQLIEEIEREKRARMEELELKHKISQLMPLAENELALMLMVDQTVDSSASQLSEWLDFPLDQGSAIIAAFDGYTDEQDKKKIYDHFRSYVKTHGPNSIVSSLIDHHVATFLRKPPATDENDWRQLVKHLVQQLSELARQQLGIKTAIGIGSLHSGEEGLRKSYFEAVFASTLRKRDGGYCHFDELKSSEAGNASLLAVKEEKGMLQQTYVMSALQRIREQREVQTLTMLGRAKMYIEERFNDDLSLEEVADFVHLNPHYFSKIFKQEYEETFIDFVTRLRIDKAISLIKASNLTLKEISFEVGYKDPNYFSRVFKKITGVPPTEFKGQK; this is encoded by the coding sequence ATGTATCGGTTGTTGATCGCGGATGACGAGGCTTTGGAGAGGGAAGGATTGGAATTGACAGTGGAACGGGCGATGCCGGGGGTATTCCGGTTTATTCATGCCGGCAACGGCCGCATGGCGATCGAATGCGCGGAAGAGCACCGTCCCCATATTGCCATTCTGGATATCAATATGCCAGGAATCGACGGGCTTGAAGCGCTCCGTGAATTAAAGGAGCGGCTTCCCGATACCCGATTCGTGCTCGTCACCGCCTATGATTATTTTGCCTATGCTCGGGAGGCGCTCTCTTTGGGCGTAAAAGAATATATTCTGAAGCCGGCGAAGCGAGAGTTAGTCATCGGTACACTGAAACAACTGATTGAAGAAATTGAGCGCGAGAAGCGGGCACGTATGGAAGAATTGGAACTTAAGCATAAAATCTCGCAGCTGATGCCGCTCGCAGAAAATGAGCTGGCTTTAATGCTGATGGTCGACCAGACGGTGGATTCGAGCGCTTCCCAGCTGTCGGAATGGCTGGACTTTCCTCTTGATCAGGGAAGCGCCATCATTGCCGCCTTTGACGGATATACGGACGAGCAGGATAAAAAGAAAATTTACGATCATTTCCGAAGCTATGTAAAAACGCATGGCCCGAATTCTATTGTAAGCTCCTTGATCGACCATCATGTAGCCACTTTTTTACGAAAGCCGCCTGCCACCGACGAAAACGACTGGCGGCAGTTGGTTAAACACCTTGTCCAGCAGCTCTCCGAGCTTGCCCGGCAGCAACTTGGCATAAAGACGGCCATTGGAATCGGATCGCTGCATAGCGGCGAGGAAGGACTGCGCAAGTCCTATTTCGAAGCCGTTTTTGCCTCCACCCTACGCAAGCGGGATGGGGGTTACTGCCACTTTGACGAACTGAAGTCGTCAGAAGCCGGAAACGCTTCTTTGCTTGCTGTCAAAGAGGAGAAAGGAATGCTTCAGCAGACGTACGTCATGTCAGCACTGCAACGGATACGCGAGCAGCGGGAGGTTCAGACACTGACTATGCTGGGCAGGGCGAAAATGTATATCGAGGAACGATTCAACGATGATCTTTCGCTGGAAGAAGTGGCTGATTTCGTCCATTTGAATCCCCACTACTTCAGCAAAATTTTCAAACAGGAATACGAAGAAACGTTCATCGACTTCGTAACCCGGCTGCGGATTGATAAAGCCATTTCTCTGATTAAGGCCAGCAACCTCACTCTTAAGGAAATCAGCTTTGAAGTGGGTTATAAGGACCCGAACTATTTTAGCCGCGTCTTTAAGAAGATAACGGGCGTTCCTCCCACTGAGTTCAAAGGCCAAAAATAG
- a CDS encoding nucleoside hydrolase — MSKKLILDVDTGIDDALAIAYAVHSPELELLGITTTFGNISVEEATRNSLILLEKLGADAPVVSGAQKPYARELFKPYSRHIHGEDGIGNQLKGSPSRQAASGDAADFIIGQARRYEGKLTLVAVGPLTNLAIALDRCPELPQLLDRLIIMGGAVTVKGNVTPTAEANIYADPEAAAYVLGAGFPLTLVGLDVTMQTLLPQHEVDKWREQGTELGTFMADMTDFYMEAYRNFRPGIAGCALHDPLAVGLAIDSSFVETRPMHIVVEVGDSAEVGRTREVPGKDQAHSQTSIDVALEVDAERFLRHFLSRVV; from the coding sequence ATGAGTAAAAAGTTAATTTTAGATGTAGATACGGGTATCGACGACGCACTTGCCATTGCGTACGCGGTCCATTCGCCCGAATTGGAGCTGCTTGGCATCACAACTACCTTTGGCAACATCTCGGTTGAAGAAGCGACACGCAACTCGCTGATCTTGCTGGAAAAGCTCGGGGCAGACGCTCCGGTCGTATCTGGCGCACAGAAGCCATATGCCCGTGAACTGTTCAAGCCGTATTCCCGGCATATCCACGGCGAGGACGGGATAGGCAACCAGTTGAAGGGTTCGCCTTCCCGACAGGCAGCATCTGGTGATGCGGCCGATTTTATCATCGGACAGGCTCGTCGCTATGAAGGCAAGCTTACCCTTGTAGCGGTGGGACCGCTGACCAACCTTGCGATTGCACTGGATCGTTGCCCCGAACTGCCGCAATTGCTTGATCGTCTGATCATTATGGGCGGTGCAGTCACGGTCAAAGGCAACGTAACCCCAACGGCTGAAGCGAATATATATGCCGATCCTGAAGCCGCAGCCTATGTGTTGGGAGCGGGTTTCCCGCTCACGCTGGTTGGGCTGGATGTGACCATGCAGACGCTGCTTCCTCAGCATGAAGTGGACAAATGGCGTGAGCAAGGGACCGAGCTGGGCACCTTTATGGCAGATATGACGGACTTCTATATGGAAGCCTATCGTAATTTTAGACCCGGCATCGCAGGCTGTGCTTTGCATGATCCGTTGGCCGTAGGGCTGGCGATTGATTCCAGCTTTGTGGAGACGCGACCGATGCACATTGTCGTCGAGGTGGGGGATTCTGCCGAGGTTGGTCGCACCCGTGAAGTACCGGGCAAGGATCAAGCTCATTCACAGACAAGTATTGACGTGGCACTTGAAGTGGATGCAGAGCGGTTTTTGCGTCATTTTCTGAGTCGGGTGGTATAA
- a CDS encoding glycoside hydrolase family 6 protein: MKQLKTKQVLRKGMKYAFALSLVAGSFLPGAGFTDKIHAESHVDNPYQGATKYVSPDYAASVDTSIAKVTDSTLKAKMQTVKTFPTAVWLDRIAAINGGGGKLGLEAHLDQVLAQKKGNTPITAEFIVYDLPGRDCKALASNGELPLTQAGLETYKKDYVDKIAAIFANPKYQDIRIVAIIEPDSLPNLVTNLDTPQCGQAKSTGIYEAGIKYTMNKLNEIPNVYKYVDIGHSGWLGWDNNRSATVSLFTTIFKDTSKGLSSVDGFISNTANTSPLTEPNLPNPDLNIGGQPIKSSKFYEWNPNFDELHFTESLHKDFVNAGWPSSLGMLIDTSRNGWGGPNRPTAAVGSDINSYVNSGRVDKRSHRGNWCNSSGAGMGTPPQTAPASHVDAYVWAKPPGDSDGSSSLIPNDEGKGFDRYCDPTYTTKDGTLTDALPNAPISGAWFHDQFAMLVQNAYPAIVPSSGGVDPSPTAPAVPSGLKAVAGNAQVTLTWNASTGADSYTVKRATSEAGPFTAVAPLVTEKEYTDKGLTNGTTYFYVVSATNAKGTSKDSAAVSAEPKGTPTDPTEPAGDLVVMYRAGDTDPANNAIKPFFNLKNKGTTPVKLSELKIRYYFTKDGSQELQSAVDYAQVGNDNVLRTFTDNYIEIGFSPAAGTLAAGAQTGDIQIRINNSDWSNLDESNDYSFDPTKTSYTEWNKATLFHNDKLVWGIEP, translated from the coding sequence GTGAAGCAATTGAAAACAAAGCAAGTGCTTCGTAAAGGCATGAAGTATGCTTTTGCGCTATCACTCGTCGCGGGCAGCTTTCTACCAGGTGCAGGATTTACGGATAAAATACATGCAGAATCCCATGTGGACAATCCTTATCAAGGGGCAACCAAATATGTTAGTCCTGATTATGCGGCTAGCGTCGACACATCGATTGCCAAGGTTACGGATTCTACACTGAAAGCGAAAATGCAAACCGTCAAAACGTTCCCGACAGCCGTATGGCTCGATCGGATCGCTGCTATTAACGGCGGTGGAGGCAAGCTTGGTCTGGAAGCGCATTTGGATCAAGTATTGGCACAAAAGAAAGGCAACACACCAATTACGGCAGAGTTTATTGTATATGATCTGCCCGGACGGGATTGTAAAGCCTTGGCTTCCAACGGTGAGCTGCCGCTGACCCAAGCGGGGCTGGAAACGTACAAAAAGGATTATGTCGATAAAATTGCTGCTATTTTTGCCAATCCGAAGTATCAGGATATCCGCATTGTAGCGATTATTGAACCAGATAGCTTACCAAACTTGGTAACCAATTTGGATACTCCTCAGTGTGGGCAAGCCAAATCTACAGGAATTTATGAAGCCGGGATCAAGTATACAATGAATAAGCTGAACGAGATTCCGAATGTGTACAAATACGTGGATATCGGTCACTCTGGATGGTTAGGTTGGGATAACAATCGTTCAGCAACGGTATCCCTGTTTACAACTATCTTCAAAGATACTAGCAAAGGTCTGTCCAGCGTGGACGGCTTTATCTCGAATACAGCCAATACTTCACCGCTGACAGAACCTAACTTGCCTAATCCAGATTTGAATATCGGTGGACAACCGATCAAATCGTCCAAGTTCTACGAATGGAATCCTAATTTTGATGAATTGCATTTCACAGAGTCATTGCATAAAGATTTTGTCAATGCAGGCTGGCCCAGCTCGCTCGGTATGTTAATTGATACGAGCCGTAATGGATGGGGAGGACCTAACCGTCCGACTGCCGCTGTTGGCAGTGATATTAACTCCTATGTAAACTCAGGCCGTGTAGACAAACGCTCGCATCGCGGCAACTGGTGTAATAGCAGCGGAGCAGGTATGGGTACGCCGCCGCAAACAGCTCCAGCTTCCCATGTCGATGCTTATGTATGGGCGAAACCTCCGGGTGATTCCGATGGTTCCAGCTCACTCATTCCGAACGATGAGGGTAAAGGCTTTGACCGATACTGTGATCCTACCTATACCACTAAGGATGGCACATTAACAGATGCTTTACCGAATGCACCTATTTCAGGAGCTTGGTTCCATGATCAGTTTGCGATGCTGGTGCAAAATGCATATCCAGCGATTGTCCCTTCATCTGGTGGTGTGGATCCATCACCTACAGCTCCAGCTGTACCGTCAGGCTTAAAGGCAGTTGCGGGCAATGCTCAGGTAACGCTGACCTGGAATGCGTCCACTGGGGCTGACAGCTACACGGTAAAACGTGCAACCAGTGAAGCAGGTCCTTTTACAGCCGTTGCGCCTCTTGTTACTGAGAAAGAGTACACGGATAAAGGGTTGACCAACGGAACAACCTATTTCTATGTTGTAAGTGCTACGAATGCGAAAGGAACAAGTAAGGATTCCGCTGCGGTAAGCGCTGAACCTAAAGGAACACCGACAGATCCTACAGAACCAGCGGGTGATCTGGTTGTGATGTATCGGGCTGGAGACACTGATCCGGCCAATAATGCAATCAAGCCTTTCTTTAACCTGAAAAATAAAGGTACAACACCCGTGAAGCTGAGTGAGCTGAAAATCCGTTACTATTTCACGAAAGATGGCAGCCAAGAGCTGCAATCTGCAGTAGACTATGCGCAAGTAGGTAATGATAACGTGCTGCGTACCTTTACAGACAACTATATTGAAATTGGTTTCAGTCCTGCTGCCGGTACGCTTGCTGCTGGAGCACAAACAGGTGATATTCAGATCCGCATCAACAATAGCGACTGGTCTAACCTGGACGAATCCAATGACTACTCCTTCGATCCAACCAAAACCTCTTATACGGAATGGAATAAAGCAACGTTGTTCCATAACGATAAGCTGGTGTGGGGAATCGAGCCTTAG
- a CDS encoding sensor histidine kinase, with translation MTIRTKLLLFIPLLVVFANIIAYFVFQSGKVVQQSYDEMLGRILLIEQTSESAESNLKLLYAYLLNPRDDKAVQGPTERQLMQLKGRIQEVSDSAAPSFAEEDYVNLLATFLEQKQAAVLDANAQDPQSAFEHYMEAEKTVSYIHEEGQRLIDTELAYYRPIIENIRNKNEQMNGLGVALFGMNALMGVLLAIWVSRSITNPVGRLVGLAKRIATGDLNIESQPRRDDELGVLSDAISQMSADLSILIEKDKQSLEMRRLVKELELLALQNQMNPHFLFNTLNVLSKLAILEGAEKTSDLIVSLSNLLRYSLQKLDKPVTLQEELDHIREYITIQQARFRDRIRFDLHFDTSVLQQQIPALTIQPFIENAFLHGVADMENGAIIALTLSRAGEDVQIEISDNGKGMAEETRLSVLRLEGQAESDSSTGLGMQNVFKRLQLFYGKEGMVEISSNTEQGTAITIRIPVKKESERTDVSVVDRG, from the coding sequence ATGACGATCAGAACGAAGCTGCTTCTGTTCATCCCCCTCCTAGTTGTGTTCGCCAATATCATCGCTTATTTTGTATTCCAAAGCGGCAAGGTCGTACAACAGAGCTACGATGAAATGCTTGGCCGAATTCTGCTCATCGAGCAAACCTCCGAATCGGCGGAGAGCAACTTAAAGCTCCTATACGCCTATCTGCTTAATCCGAGAGACGATAAGGCTGTACAGGGCCCGACAGAACGCCAATTGATGCAGTTGAAAGGCAGAATTCAGGAAGTCTCCGACTCGGCCGCCCCTTCTTTCGCAGAGGAGGACTACGTGAATCTGTTGGCCACATTTCTTGAACAGAAACAAGCCGCAGTTCTGGACGCAAATGCACAAGATCCTCAATCGGCTTTTGAACATTATATGGAAGCGGAGAAGACCGTCAGCTATATCCACGAGGAGGGACAGCGACTGATTGATACGGAACTGGCTTATTACCGGCCGATCATCGAGAACATCCGGAACAAGAATGAGCAAATGAACGGATTGGGAGTGGCGTTGTTCGGCATGAACGCGCTGATGGGGGTTTTGCTTGCAATCTGGGTTTCGCGCAGCATTACTAACCCTGTCGGCAGACTTGTCGGACTGGCGAAGCGAATCGCCACAGGCGATCTGAATATCGAGTCCCAACCGCGACGGGATGACGAACTAGGCGTACTGTCAGACGCCATTTCGCAAATGTCCGCCGACTTGAGCATCCTCATCGAGAAGGATAAACAGAGTCTGGAAATGCGGCGGCTTGTGAAGGAATTGGAGCTTCTGGCCCTGCAAAATCAAATGAACCCGCACTTTTTGTTCAATACCTTAAATGTGCTCTCCAAACTGGCGATCCTGGAAGGGGCGGAGAAGACCAGCGACCTGATCGTTTCGCTGTCCAATCTGCTACGGTACAGCCTGCAGAAGCTGGACAAACCTGTAACTCTCCAGGAGGAACTGGATCATATCCGCGAATACATAACCATCCAGCAGGCGCGTTTCCGGGACAGAATTCGCTTTGATCTTCACTTTGACACTTCCGTACTTCAACAGCAAATTCCGGCCCTGACGATCCAGCCGTTTATTGAAAACGCTTTTCTTCATGGTGTGGCGGATATGGAAAACGGAGCCATTATCGCGTTGACGTTGTCGAGAGCGGGCGAGGATGTGCAAATTGAAATTTCGGACAACGGAAAGGGCATGGCGGAGGAAACCCGACTGTCCGTGCTCCGTCTTGAAGGCCAAGCCGAAAGTGACAGCTCAACGGGACTTGGAATGCAAAACGTGTTTAAACGGCTACAGTTGTTTTACGGAAAGGAAGGAATGGTTGAAATCAGCAGCAACACTGAACAAGGTACTGCCATAACAATACGAATTCCAGTCAAGAAGGAGAGTGAGCGGACTGATGTATCGGTTGTTGATCGCGGATGA
- a CDS encoding alpha-glucosidase/alpha-galactosidase: MSFKVAFIGAGSIGFTRGILRDLLAVPEFNEIEVAFTDISQHNLDMVTELCQRDIRENGLSIQIQSSTDRKVALKDAKYVICTIRVGGLEGFATDVDIPLKYGVDQCVGDTLCAGGIMYGQRGIAEMLEICKDIRELSAPDVLLLNYSNPMAMITWACNKYSGVRTIGLCHGVQHGHHQIAEVYGLEKQDVDIVCAGINHQTWYIQASHEGKDLTVGLLEAFEQHPEYSRTEKVRIDMLRRFGYYSTESNGHLSEYVPWYRKRPDEILDWIDLGSWINGETGGYLRVCTEGRNWFETDFPNWMKEDPLVYKAENRGEEHGSYIIEGLETGRVYRGHFNVVNNGVISNLPDDAIIEAPGYVDRNGISMPHVGELPLGPAAVCNVSISVQRLAVEAAVHGDDKLLRQAFMMDPLVGAVCNPKEIWQMVDEMLVAQEAWLPQYGAAIAEARQRLAEGDLIPTRAYEGAARLKVKTIEEMQLDREAANKNAGESDKGKEREKVEPSKV; the protein is encoded by the coding sequence GTGTCATTTAAAGTAGCTTTTATTGGAGCGGGAAGTATTGGTTTTACCCGTGGAATTTTGCGAGACCTGTTGGCGGTGCCGGAATTTAACGAGATTGAAGTGGCTTTTACAGACATTAGTCAGCACAATCTGGATATGGTCACTGAGCTGTGCCAGCGGGATATTCGGGAGAACGGTTTGTCTATTCAAATACAGTCCTCCACGGATCGAAAGGTAGCTTTAAAGGATGCCAAATATGTGATTTGTACGATCCGGGTTGGCGGGCTGGAAGGCTTTGCGACCGATGTAGACATTCCGCTGAAATATGGCGTGGATCAATGTGTGGGCGATACGCTGTGTGCAGGAGGTATTATGTACGGGCAGCGTGGTATTGCGGAAATGCTGGAGATCTGCAAGGATATCCGCGAGCTAAGCGCTCCGGATGTGCTGCTGCTGAACTACTCGAACCCGATGGCGATGATTACCTGGGCCTGCAACAAGTACAGTGGTGTACGTACGATCGGGTTGTGTCACGGTGTACAGCACGGACATCACCAAATTGCTGAAGTATATGGCTTGGAGAAGCAGGATGTGGACATTGTGTGCGCCGGAATCAATCACCAGACGTGGTACATTCAGGCGTCACATGAAGGCAAGGATCTGACAGTCGGACTGCTGGAGGCTTTTGAACAGCATCCCGAATATAGCCGCACCGAAAAGGTACGCATCGACATGCTTCGCCGTTTTGGCTATTACAGCACCGAATCGAACGGCCATCTAAGCGAGTATGTTCCCTGGTACCGGAAGCGTCCGGATGAAATTCTCGACTGGATTGATCTGGGAAGCTGGATCAACGGAGAAACGGGAGGCTATCTGCGTGTATGTACAGAAGGACGCAACTGGTTTGAAACAGATTTTCCAAACTGGATGAAGGAAGACCCATTGGTATACAAGGCTGAGAATCGTGGTGAGGAGCATGGCTCCTACATTATCGAAGGACTGGAAACAGGACGTGTATACCGGGGGCATTTTAATGTCGTCAACAACGGAGTGATTTCCAATCTGCCGGATGATGCGATTATTGAGGCGCCCGGATATGTGGATCGTAACGGCATTTCCATGCCTCATGTGGGTGAACTGCCGCTCGGTCCTGCGGCTGTCTGCAATGTTAGCATTTCCGTGCAGCGTTTGGCAGTTGAAGCTGCCGTGCATGGGGACGACAAGCTGTTGCGGCAGGCGTTCATGATGGACCCACTGGTGGGTGCGGTATGTAATCCGAAGGAAATCTGGCAAATGGTCGATGAAATGCTGGTAGCGCAGGAAGCGTGGCTTCCACAATACGGAGCGGCAATTGCCGAGGCGCGCCAACGTTTAGCTGAGGGCGATCTGATCCCAACTCGTGCTTATGAGGGAGCGGCAAGGCTTAAGGTCAAGACGATTGAGGAAATGCAGTTGGATCGGGAGGCGGCCAATAAAAATGCGGGCGAATCCGACAAAGGCAAGGAACGTGAAAAGGTGGAGCCCAGCAAGGTCTAG
- a CDS encoding substrate-binding domain-containing protein — protein MSNRKWTFILIPVFLPFAWLLFQFTLSSLQIHQFSEQLKTVSLKDGASDTKVVLISQELDNYYWRSIEQGARNEAEQYGMRLDYIGPDRINPSEQIKLLDKAIAAKADAILVQGINDPEYRRLIDKATGLGIPVITIDTDEPDSRRLAYVGTDNEGAGKQMGVLLAKTSGERGDIGVMISNERVENQRLRLAGFRSVISRYPELRIVEIRSSDISRLQAAQQAQNMLIRYPQIRYMVGFSALDGPGILEASERSGSRSLQIFAFDDMAETLEAVRDCKIELTLVQQPVEMGAKAIKLLNDYLKGNDPQELTYTRVYEVHAGIPDNMAGDDGR, from the coding sequence ATGTCAAACCGTAAATGGACATTTATCCTTATCCCCGTCTTCCTGCCATTTGCCTGGCTGCTGTTTCAGTTCACTCTGTCTTCTCTGCAAATTCACCAATTTTCAGAGCAATTGAAGACGGTTTCATTAAAAGATGGGGCTTCCGATACAAAGGTGGTATTGATATCGCAGGAGTTGGACAATTATTATTGGCGGTCAATCGAACAAGGAGCCCGAAACGAAGCGGAACAGTACGGTATGCGGCTCGATTATATCGGGCCGGACCGCATTAATCCGTCCGAGCAGATCAAACTGCTGGATAAAGCGATCGCCGCCAAGGCGGATGCAATTCTGGTTCAAGGGATAAATGATCCGGAGTATCGCCGATTAATCGACAAAGCGACCGGACTTGGCATACCCGTCATCACGATCGATACGGATGAGCCGGACTCCCGAAGACTGGCTTACGTCGGAACGGATAACGAAGGAGCAGGAAAGCAGATGGGCGTGCTGTTAGCGAAAACCTCTGGAGAGCGTGGCGACATTGGAGTTATGATCAGCAACGAGCGCGTCGAGAACCAGCGGCTCAGGCTTGCCGGCTTTCGTTCCGTGATCAGCCGCTATCCCGAGCTCCGCATTGTGGAGATTCGCTCCTCGGATATTTCGCGGCTTCAGGCAGCCCAGCAAGCTCAGAACATGCTCATCCGGTATCCGCAGATCCGCTACATGGTCGGATTCAGTGCGCTGGACGGCCCTGGCATTCTGGAAGCCTCGGAGCGGAGCGGCTCGCGGAGTTTGCAGATTTTCGCTTTTGACGATATGGCCGAGACGTTGGAAGCCGTCAGGGATTGCAAAATCGAACTGACCCTTGTTCAGCAGCCCGTGGAAATGGGGGCTAAGGCCATAAAGCTGCTGAATGATTATTTAAAGGGGAATGATCCCCAGGAATTAACATACACCAGGGTATATGAAGTGCATGCGGGCATTCCCGACAACATGGCCGGAGATGACGGACGATGA